One region of Polynucleobacter sp. Adler-ghost genomic DNA includes:
- a CDS encoding aspartyl/asparaginyl beta-hydroxylase domain-containing protein, whose product MELRHVIFLIFIVSAVYVYFRGKVRFGLVRSLTDYQVLLAPINSLLYLFSKTKAGAFIPVTDFPEMKPLQDHWQIIRDEALALNADGAIAAATGYNDIGFNSFFRTGWKRFHLYWYGKEMPSAQLQCPKTVALLKSIPSIKAAMFASLPPGATLVRHRDPYAGSLRYHIGLVTPNDPKCFIDVDNERYFWKDGEPVMFDETYIHYAANETDHQRIVLFCDVERPVHTKLVQLLNRWFGRYIMSAASSQNVEGEKVGFVNVLFKYFYHLRAQAKKLKAKHRSVYYIGKWVLILGILYAIFW is encoded by the coding sequence ATGGAACTTCGTCACGTCATTTTTCTAATCTTTATTGTATCGGCTGTTTATGTTTACTTTAGAGGAAAGGTGCGATTTGGCTTGGTTCGCTCTCTAACAGACTACCAAGTACTTTTAGCCCCAATTAATAGTCTGCTCTACTTGTTTTCAAAAACCAAGGCAGGGGCATTTATTCCCGTTACGGATTTTCCCGAAATGAAGCCCCTACAAGATCATTGGCAGATCATCCGTGATGAAGCGCTTGCTTTGAACGCAGATGGCGCCATAGCAGCTGCTACGGGATATAACGATATTGGATTTAACTCTTTTTTTCGGACAGGCTGGAAACGCTTTCACCTCTATTGGTATGGCAAAGAAATGCCGTCAGCGCAGCTCCAATGCCCTAAAACTGTTGCCCTCCTTAAATCAATCCCTTCGATCAAGGCAGCAATGTTTGCCTCACTACCCCCCGGGGCAACCCTGGTAAGGCATCGAGACCCTTATGCAGGCTCGCTACGCTATCACATTGGCCTTGTCACCCCAAATGATCCCAAGTGCTTTATTGATGTCGATAATGAGCGCTATTTTTGGAAGGATGGTGAGCCTGTGATGTTTGATGAAACCTATATCCACTATGCGGCCAACGAAACAGATCACCAACGAATTGTCTTATTTTGCGATGTAGAACGGCCGGTTCACACTAAATTGGTGCAATTATTAAATCGCTGGTTTGGGCGTTACATCATGAGCGCAGCCTCTTCCCAAAATGTTGAAGGCGAAAAGGTAGGATTTGTAAACGTTCTTTTTAAATATTTTTACCACCTCAGGGCGCAGGCCAAAAAGCTCAAAGCAAAACATCGCAGCGTGTATTACATCGGAAAATGGGTTTTAATTTTAGGAATTCTGTACGCAATATTTTGGTAG
- a CDS encoding DUF167 domain-containing protein — MMPIWLKQTPTGIVLHLHCQPGAKLTKVVGLHDGCLKISLQAPALENRANEMLLSWLSKQLRVPQKQIQLLSGQSSRVKRVEIWGSITPEQITEALSP, encoded by the coding sequence ATGATGCCTATTTGGTTAAAGCAAACCCCCACTGGCATTGTTCTTCATCTACATTGCCAGCCGGGCGCAAAGCTGACTAAGGTAGTTGGTCTGCATGACGGCTGTCTCAAGATATCCCTGCAGGCTCCTGCCCTCGAAAACAGGGCAAATGAAATGCTGCTGTCTTGGCTTTCTAAGCAATTGAGAGTGCCGCAAAAACAAATTCAGCTCTTATCGGGACAAAGCAGCCGGGTAAAGCGAGTCGAAATCTGGGGTTCTATCACTCCAGAGCAGATTACTGAAGCCCTAAGCCCCTAG
- a CDS encoding HU family DNA-binding protein, which produces MYKELHLNKAELIAAIADDAEISKAKAEFALNSAIEQIIKAVTKGDSVQLIGFGTFSSGKRAARMGRNPKTGEPLKIAAAKTVKFSAGKAFKDSVNKRKK; this is translated from the coding sequence ATCTATAAGGAGCTTCACTTGAACAAAGCAGAACTAATCGCAGCGATTGCTGACGACGCTGAGATCTCAAAAGCCAAAGCTGAATTTGCATTGAATTCTGCTATTGAGCAAATCATTAAAGCTGTTACTAAAGGCGACTCAGTACAGCTGATCGGTTTCGGTACTTTCTCTTCTGGTAAGCGTGCTGCACGTATGGGTCGTAACCCAAAAACTGGTGAGCCACTCAAAATTGCTGCTGCTAAAACTGTTAAGTTTTCTGCTGGTAAAGCATTTAAAGATTCAGTTAACAAGCGTAAGAAGTAA
- the mreC gene encoding rod shape-determining protein MreC, with the protein MQHSAPPLFRQGVPALVKLIVCLSISIALMLIDFRYKALDPIRNNVNWLLRPLEYVMMMPRNVFEATSEYFTSRGTLEKENQEMKVRQAELSLLANQSEFLLIENQNLRQLMDLQKQVLFETLPVEILFNPPNPISQRIVINRGSNDGLKLGNPIASDSGILGQVVRVYDHSAEVSLLEDRDFAVPVQVARNGLRAAVFGAGRGNPLELRYLPVASDLEVGDVLITSGIDGVYPPGFAVAVISRIERNADKNSSNVFCVPVAPANRYRQALALLYDPQWDAKASTANSKPDAPLTNTPGRRQTRARGMQ; encoded by the coding sequence TTGCAACATAGCGCTCCACCTCTTTTTAGACAAGGCGTTCCGGCTTTAGTAAAACTGATTGTCTGTCTTTCGATTAGCATCGCATTGATGTTGATCGATTTTCGTTATAAAGCACTTGACCCCATTCGCAATAACGTCAATTGGTTATTGCGCCCCCTAGAGTATGTGATGATGATGCCGCGCAATGTATTTGAGGCGACATCAGAATATTTCACTAGTCGCGGAACTCTAGAAAAAGAAAATCAAGAAATGAAAGTACGGCAAGCGGAGCTCTCTTTGCTTGCCAATCAATCGGAGTTTCTGCTCATAGAGAACCAAAATCTACGTCAGCTGATGGATTTGCAAAAGCAAGTTCTATTCGAAACATTACCAGTCGAAATTCTTTTTAATCCACCCAATCCAATTTCTCAGCGCATTGTGATTAATCGTGGAAGTAATGACGGTCTTAAACTGGGCAATCCCATTGCAAGTGATTCCGGCATCTTAGGTCAAGTAGTGCGCGTCTACGATCACTCTGCAGAAGTGTCTCTATTAGAGGATCGTGACTTTGCGGTACCAGTACAAGTTGCACGCAATGGCTTAAGGGCAGCTGTTTTTGGAGCAGGACGCGGTAACCCACTCGAGTTGCGCTACCTTCCCGTAGCTAGCGACTTAGAAGTAGGCGATGTGTTGATTACCTCAGGTATTGATGGCGTCTACCCACCAGGCTTTGCAGTAGCTGTGATTAGTCGCATTGAACGAAATGCTGATAAAAATTCTTCTAATGTTTTCTGTGTGCCAGTTGCACCAGCAAACCGCTACCGACAGGCTCTCGCATTACTTTACGATCCACAATGGGATGCCAAAGCATCTACCGCAAATAGCAAGCCTGACGCACCGCTAACCAATACTCCAGGGCGTCGCCAAACCCGTGCGCGAGGCATGCAATGA
- a CDS encoding lipid A biosynthesis acyltransferase: protein MFKNFSNYSGVALLRFLVSLPYKTLVSIGYGLGYLAAHIPNDRNRVVQKNLELCFPELSATEVDQLRKQHWRLLGRSLVEKSIIWLGSKKQLAEMIEVRPEVDLNDRQPRILVNMHFIGIEGSIILSALAKEKGWPRTSGFFQRMKSPFFNKKIIEWRNRFGGNSIDRQGNSLALIREIRKGSFIIIAPDIDLGLKDSTFVPFFNIQTNTITAVSRLAKITGAQVCMMITTLKKDGAGYVCTISKPLENFPTENPEADTARLNTIFEKEIRLRPAEYYWVHKRFKNRPHNEASPY, encoded by the coding sequence TTGTTTAAAAATTTTTCAAACTACTCTGGGGTAGCACTTCTTAGATTTCTGGTATCGCTGCCCTACAAGACTTTAGTCTCTATTGGCTATGGCCTAGGCTATCTGGCAGCCCACATTCCCAACGATCGCAATCGCGTAGTCCAGAAAAACTTGGAGCTCTGTTTCCCTGAGCTAAGCGCAACAGAAGTTGATCAACTTAGAAAGCAGCATTGGCGACTGCTGGGACGCAGCTTAGTTGAAAAAAGTATTATTTGGCTGGGCAGCAAAAAACAGCTTGCCGAGATGATTGAGGTTCGCCCTGAGGTTGATCTAAATGATAGACAGCCACGTATTTTAGTGAACATGCATTTTATTGGCATTGAAGGTAGCATTATTCTGAGTGCACTTGCCAAGGAAAAAGGTTGGCCTCGTACTTCTGGCTTTTTTCAAAGAATGAAAAGCCCTTTCTTCAATAAGAAGATTATTGAATGGCGCAATCGTTTCGGTGGAAATTCAATTGATCGCCAAGGAAACTCGCTTGCGCTCATTCGAGAGATCCGCAAGGGCAGCTTCATTATCATTGCGCCTGATATTGATTTAGGCCTCAAGGACTCTACCTTCGTTCCCTTCTTTAATATTCAAACTAATACGATCACAGCTGTATCGCGTCTTGCTAAAATCACAGGGGCGCAGGTCTGCATGATGATCACTACTCTCAAAAAAGATGGGGCTGGCTATGTTTGCACTATTAGCAAGCCCCTTGAAAATTTCCCCACCGAAAATCCTGAAGCCGATACAGCGCGACTCAACACAATTTTTGAAAAAGAAATTAGACTCAGGCCAGCCGAATACTACTGGGTTCATAAGCGCTTTAAAAACAGGCCTCACAATGAGGCGAGTCCCTACTAG
- the mrdA gene encoding penicillin-binding protein 2, translating into MVSFKKPDLDSFQERIHIATLFVTFCFLLLVTRLVWLQLVSHSKYTLLAESNRIALVPAPANRGLLIDRNGIVIGRNYSALTLDVNAEEVKGNVDELIDELSQIVLISPRDRRNFKRSLEDSRKMGTFPLRSMLTEVETARFMVNRYRFPGVEIRARSFREYPYNELASHLIGYIGRASKRDIERMQIEIDNSKAGDPDALQTSFLPGIQYVGKIGIEQSYETVLRGRPGYDEVEITAGGKPVRTLSSSPSVPGKNVVLSVDIKLQYLVEQLYGNFRGAFVAIEPETGDILAFVSKPNFNPNDFVEGIDSVTWKELNDSPQKPLYNRPLKGIYPPGSTYKPFMALAALETKKRTPSQTISDPGYFDFGNHTFRDDKKGGHGIVDMQKSIVESCDTYYYLLARDMGVNMMHDFMKPFGFGQITGIDLQGESKGVLPSTEWKKNTFKKPEQQKWYEGETISLGIGQGYNAFTILQLAHAMANMANNGIVMKPHLVKAIEDPFTRNRTLTTPKESYRIDLVPENIEFIKKAMVEVNNSGTSASVFKGTGYQVGGKTGTAQVFSLNSKEYNHGSTAEFLRDHALYVAFAPAEKPTIVIAMVVENAGFGAQYAAPIARKALDFYLEGKWPKEIPEWKRAP; encoded by the coding sequence ATGGTTTCTTTTAAAAAACCAGATCTCGACTCGTTTCAAGAGCGCATTCATATTGCGACCCTGTTTGTCACCTTCTGTTTCTTATTATTGGTTACGAGATTAGTCTGGCTGCAACTAGTGAGCCATAGCAAATACACGCTGCTGGCAGAAAGCAATAGAATCGCTTTAGTACCAGCACCCGCCAATCGCGGCCTCTTAATAGACCGCAATGGAATCGTGATTGGCAGAAACTACTCAGCGCTGACCTTAGATGTAAACGCTGAAGAAGTTAAAGGCAATGTTGATGAACTAATCGATGAGCTTTCGCAAATCGTATTGATTTCTCCCAGAGATCGAAGAAATTTCAAGCGCTCACTTGAAGATTCTCGCAAAATGGGCACCTTTCCCCTCCGCTCGATGCTCACCGAAGTTGAAACAGCCCGCTTTATGGTTAATCGCTATCGCTTTCCGGGTGTCGAGATACGCGCCCGAAGCTTTCGAGAGTATCCCTATAACGAGCTCGCATCGCATCTGATTGGTTATATTGGGCGAGCCTCTAAGCGAGATATCGAGCGGATGCAAATTGAAATTGATAACTCCAAAGCGGGTGATCCTGATGCGCTACAAACTTCATTTTTGCCGGGCATTCAGTATGTTGGGAAAATTGGTATCGAGCAAAGTTATGAGACGGTATTACGAGGTAGGCCAGGATATGATGAAGTGGAGATTACTGCAGGCGGCAAACCCGTGCGTACACTTTCTAGCTCACCATCGGTACCAGGAAAAAATGTGGTCCTTTCGGTTGATATCAAGCTGCAATACTTAGTTGAGCAGCTCTATGGAAATTTCCGTGGTGCATTTGTTGCGATTGAGCCCGAGACTGGGGATATCTTGGCATTTGTTTCTAAGCCTAACTTCAATCCCAATGACTTTGTGGAGGGCATCGACTCAGTCACGTGGAAAGAGCTGAATGACTCGCCACAAAAGCCACTCTATAACCGCCCGCTTAAAGGCATTTATCCGCCAGGGTCAACCTACAAACCATTTATGGCGCTGGCAGCTTTAGAAACTAAAAAGCGCACACCGTCACAAACCATATCCGACCCGGGTTATTTTGATTTTGGTAACCACACTTTCCGTGATGATAAGAAAGGTGGGCACGGCATTGTTGATATGCAAAAGTCGATTGTTGAATCTTGTGATACCTATTACTACCTTTTAGCGCGTGATATGGGTGTCAACATGATGCATGACTTCATGAAACCATTTGGCTTTGGTCAAATTACTGGCATCGACCTACAAGGTGAATCAAAAGGTGTGTTGCCATCCACCGAGTGGAAGAAAAATACTTTCAAAAAACCAGAGCAGCAAAAATGGTACGAAGGCGAAACAATTTCCTTGGGAATTGGTCAGGGCTATAACGCATTTACTATTCTGCAATTAGCCCATGCAATGGCAAATATGGCAAATAACGGTATCGTCATGAAGCCGCACTTAGTAAAAGCGATTGAAGACCCCTTTACAAGAAATCGCACCCTGACAACGCCCAAAGAAAGTTATCGAATTGATCTCGTACCCGAGAATATTGAGTTCATTAAGAAAGCGATGGTCGAGGTAAATAATTCTGGAACGTCTGCCTCTGTTTTTAAAGGTACGGGCTATCAAGTTGGCGGCAAGACTGGAACAGCGCAAGTGTTTAGCTTGAACTCGAAAGAATATAACCACGGATCTACAGCAGAATTTTTACGTGATCATGCTTTATATGTTGCCTTTGCCCCCGCAGAAAAACCGACAATCGTCATTGCGATGGTAGTAGAAAACGCAGGATTTGGTGCGCAATATGCTGCGCCGATTGCGCGTAAGGCGCTAGATTTTTATCTTGAAGGTAAATGGCCCAAGGAGATTCCTGAATGGAAAAGAGCGCCATAA
- the rodA gene encoding rod shape-determining protein RodA: MEKSAINKAKKIFLSIFSGLDRQLGYILLGLAGIGFITFLSASQNTPVRFEDELRNLALSFAVMWIVSRIPPKWLEMAAVWIYGVGVALLIAVAIFGLIKKGARRWLNIGFVIQPSELMKIAMPLMLAWYFQKREGIQKSWDYGVAAIILGIPVMLIARQPDLGTALLVFAAGMYVIILAGLPWKWILPFIGIGAFGIILIIIFGSTICAHDVAWPLVHNYQKHRVCTLLDPSSDPLGKGFHTIQSMIAIGSGGFFGKGWFQGTQAHLEFIPEKHTDFVFAVFSEEFGLLGNLVMLALFFALIKRGLAISASAPNLFTRLLGASVTLIFFTYAFVNIGMVSGLLPVVGVPLPFISYGGTALVTLGFGAGILMSIHRHRRLVQS, encoded by the coding sequence ATGGAAAAGAGCGCCATAAATAAAGCAAAGAAAATATTCCTCAGCATTTTCAGCGGACTCGATCGCCAGCTAGGCTATATTCTGCTTGGGTTGGCAGGCATTGGATTTATTACTTTTTTATCTGCAAGTCAAAATACGCCTGTTCGTTTTGAGGATGAATTGCGCAATTTAGCACTTTCTTTCGCAGTCATGTGGATTGTTTCTCGCATTCCACCAAAGTGGTTAGAGATGGCTGCAGTATGGATTTATGGTGTTGGGGTTGCACTACTGATTGCAGTCGCTATATTTGGACTGATTAAAAAAGGTGCAAGACGTTGGCTCAATATTGGCTTCGTAATTCAACCATCTGAGCTCATGAAAATTGCTATGCCACTCATGCTGGCCTGGTATTTTCAAAAACGGGAAGGCATTCAAAAATCTTGGGACTATGGAGTAGCGGCAATCATCCTTGGGATTCCAGTGATGCTCATTGCGCGTCAACCTGACTTGGGCACTGCGCTCTTGGTGTTTGCCGCAGGCATGTATGTGATCATTCTTGCTGGATTACCGTGGAAATGGATCCTGCCATTCATCGGTATTGGCGCATTTGGAATCATCCTCATCATTATTTTTGGTAGCACTATTTGTGCGCATGATGTTGCGTGGCCACTAGTTCATAACTATCAAAAACACCGAGTGTGCACTTTGCTTGACCCGAGTAGCGACCCCCTTGGAAAAGGCTTTCATACAATTCAGTCGATGATTGCAATCGGCTCAGGTGGATTTTTTGGTAAAGGTTGGTTTCAGGGTACTCAAGCCCATCTCGAATTTATTCCAGAAAAGCATACCGACTTTGTCTTTGCTGTGTTCTCAGAAGAGTTTGGCTTATTGGGCAACTTAGTTATGTTGGCACTTTTCTTCGCTTTGATTAAACGAGGCTTGGCCATTTCTGCTAGCGCACCCAATCTATTCACTCGCCTACTAGGCGCATCTGTGACACTGATTTTCTTTACCTACGCCTTTGTCAACATCGGCATGGTAAGCGGTTTATTGCCCGTAGTTGGAGTTCCACTACCCTTCATCAGTTATGGAGGAACTGCTTTAGTGACTCTGGGATTTGGAGCCGGTATTTTGATGAGTATTCATCGCCATCGACGCTTGGTACAAAGCTAA
- the can gene encoding carbonate dehydratase, translating into MIMKNSSALDQLFANNREWAEAMIAKDANFFKRLVSQQAPEYLWIGCSDSRVPANDIVNLLPGELFVHRNVANVVVHTDLNCLSVIQFAIDLLKVKHILVVGHYGCSGVHAALTDKRVGLADNWLRHVKDVHQKHERYLGEVIPSPKRQDRLCELNVIEQVVNVCETTIVQDAWARGQDLTVHGWTYRLETGLVNDLGMSTSSAEEMNVRYAKSLSRYDTE; encoded by the coding sequence ATGATTATGAAGAATTCCAGTGCCTTAGACCAGCTATTTGCCAATAATCGCGAATGGGCGGAAGCCATGATCGCTAAGGATGCTAATTTTTTTAAGCGCTTAGTTTCACAGCAGGCGCCAGAATATTTATGGATTGGCTGTTCAGATAGCCGTGTACCCGCAAACGATATTGTGAACTTGCTGCCTGGCGAACTTTTTGTACATCGCAATGTTGCCAATGTGGTGGTTCATACCGATCTGAACTGCTTATCTGTGATTCAGTTTGCTATCGATTTATTGAAGGTTAAGCATATCTTGGTAGTGGGTCATTACGGTTGCTCTGGCGTCCATGCCGCCCTAACCGATAAACGGGTTGGCCTTGCTGACAATTGGTTGCGTCATGTGAAGGATGTGCATCAAAAACATGAGCGCTATCTTGGCGAAGTGATCCCATCTCCAAAACGTCAAGATCGCTTATGCGAACTGAATGTGATAGAGCAAGTAGTAAATGTATGTGAGACCACCATTGTTCAGGATGCATGGGCTAGAGGACAAGATCTCACGGTGCATGGATGGACCTACCGTCTCGAGACCGGCTTAGTCAATGATTTAGGTATGTCTACTAGCTCTGCCGAAGAAATGAATGTGCGCTACGCCAAATCTTTATCTCGCTATGACACCGAATAA
- a CDS encoding rod shape-determining protein, with the protein MFGFFRSYFSNDLAIDLGTANTLIYMRERGIVLDEPSVVAIRTEGGPNGKKTILAVGKEAKAMLGRVPGNIEAIRPMKDGVIADFTITEQMLKQFIKMVHESKLLKPSPRIIICVPCGSTQVERRAIRESALGAGASQVFLIEEPMAAAIGAGLPVSEAAGSMVVDIGGGTTEVGVMSLGGMVYKGSVRVGGDKFDEAITNYIRRNYGMLIGEQTAELIKKTIGSAFPGAEVREMEVKGRNLSEGIPRSFTVTSNEILEALTDPLNQIVTAVKAALEQIPPELASDIAERGMMLTGGGALLRDLDRLLLEETGLPIHVAEDPLTCVARGCGIALERMDKLGGVFSQE; encoded by the coding sequence ATGTTTGGTTTTTTTCGCAGCTACTTTTCTAATGACCTGGCCATCGACCTAGGCACCGCTAACACCTTAATTTACATGCGTGAACGAGGTATTGTGCTTGATGAACCTTCAGTTGTGGCAATTCGCACTGAAGGCGGTCCAAATGGCAAAAAAACCATTTTGGCCGTTGGAAAAGAAGCAAAAGCCATGCTGGGACGGGTTCCTGGAAATATTGAGGCTATTCGCCCAATGAAAGACGGCGTTATCGCCGATTTCACCATTACTGAGCAAATGCTCAAGCAATTTATCAAAATGGTGCATGAGAGCAAGCTACTCAAGCCAAGCCCCCGCATCATTATTTGCGTTCCTTGTGGCTCCACCCAAGTTGAGCGTCGCGCTATTCGCGAATCCGCATTAGGTGCTGGCGCATCACAAGTATTTTTAATCGAAGAGCCTATGGCCGCTGCGATTGGTGCAGGTCTACCAGTCTCCGAGGCGGCCGGCTCTATGGTCGTTGATATTGGTGGCGGCACAACTGAAGTTGGCGTGATGTCACTAGGTGGCATGGTTTACAAAGGCTCTGTTCGTGTTGGTGGCGATAAGTTTGATGAAGCCATCACAAACTACATTCGTCGTAACTACGGCATGTTGATCGGGGAGCAAACCGCTGAGTTGATTAAAAAAACGATTGGCTCCGCTTTCCCTGGTGCTGAAGTACGCGAAATGGAAGTGAAAGGTCGTAATCTTTCTGAAGGTATTCCACGCAGCTTCACTGTGACCAGCAATGAAATTTTGGAAGCGTTAACCGATCCATTAAATCAAATCGTTACTGCTGTAAAAGCAGCCCTCGAACAGATTCCGCCCGAGCTCGCATCTGATATCGCTGAGCGCGGCATGATGCTCACTGGTGGTGGCGCACTATTGCGCGACCTCGATCGTCTATTGCTAGAAGAAACTGGTCTGCCAATTCATGTTGCTGAAGATCCTCTCACTTGCGTCGCTCGTGGTTGCGGTATTGCTTTAGAGCGCATGGACAAGCTGGGCGGCGTGTTCTCACAAGAGTAA
- the mreD gene encoding rod shape-determining protein MreD, producing MIDFQSGYILRPVSAVFIYFSLFCALLLNLLPIGNYGWVPDWLIICIIFWNIHQHRYVGVIIAFILGLLMDVHNSDLLGLNAFSYSLVAYLAISWHRRIVALNVFTQAMHLLPIFLLVSLFPVLVHWFLSGEVYWWALTGAIQALIEGMLWPLATSILLSPQRRPIDVDHNRPL from the coding sequence ATGATCGACTTTCAAAGCGGGTATATTCTTCGTCCGGTAAGTGCGGTCTTTATTTATTTCAGCCTGTTTTGCGCATTACTACTCAATCTTTTGCCTATTGGTAATTACGGCTGGGTGCCAGACTGGCTAATTATTTGTATCATATTTTGGAACATCCACCAGCATCGCTACGTTGGCGTAATCATTGCATTTATCCTTGGCTTGTTAATGGATGTTCACAACTCTGACTTATTAGGCCTTAACGCTTTTAGCTACTCATTGGTGGCTTATCTAGCTATCTCCTGGCATCGACGGATCGTCGCTTTAAATGTTTTCACCCAAGCGATGCATTTACTGCCAATCTTCTTGCTAGTTTCATTATTCCCGGTACTCGTCCATTGGTTCTTAAGTGGTGAAGTCTATTGGTGGGCGCTGACCGGCGCTATTCAAGCATTGATTGAGGGAATGCTGTGGCCCTTAGCAACAAGCATCTTGCTATCGCCTCAACGTCGCCCTATTGATGTTGATCACAATCGTCCGCTTTAA
- the gatA gene encoding Asp-tRNA(Asn)/Glu-tRNA(Gln) amidotransferase subunit GatA has protein sequence MSWHQTPIALMAKALAAKEVSSVELTKYFLSRIEAGKHWNAYLDVSAHLSLDQASKADKIIASGKAGKLTGIPVAHKDVFVTRGWKSTAASKMLEGYLSPFDATVVSNLGIPDELNPNGAGMVCLGKTNMDEFAMGSSNENSAYGPVLNPWNSEYVAGGSSGGSAAAVAAGLAPIATGTDTGGSIRQPAAFCGLTGIKPSYGRVSRYGMIAYASSLDQAGPMGKTAEDCALLLSAMSSHDPRDSTSLADSGEDYGRYLNQSWKKGGANSAKPLEGLRVGLPKEFFAEGLAPEVANAVNAAAKALQELGAELLEVSLPKTKLSIPVYYVLAPAEASSNLSRFDGVRYGHRANEYRDLSDMYKKSRTEGFGAEVKRRILVGTYVLCHGYYDAYYLQAQKIRRIIAADFQAAFERCDVILGPVAPDVAWRLGEKSKDPVQMYLEDIYTLSTNLAGLPAMSVPCGFNASNLPIGMQLIGNYFSEARLLQVAHQYQQNTDWHLRQASEVA, from the coding sequence ATGAGCTGGCATCAAACCCCCATTGCATTGATGGCTAAAGCATTAGCCGCCAAAGAGGTCTCCAGTGTGGAGTTGACGAAGTACTTTCTGAGTCGCATTGAAGCCGGAAAGCACTGGAATGCATATCTTGATGTAAGTGCTCACTTAAGTTTAGACCAAGCTTCTAAAGCAGACAAAATTATTGCCTCTGGCAAGGCTGGAAAGTTAACGGGCATCCCGGTTGCCCATAAAGATGTCTTTGTGACACGTGGCTGGAAGTCGACAGCCGCTTCCAAAATGCTCGAGGGTTACCTCAGTCCATTTGATGCGACAGTAGTCTCAAATCTCGGAATTCCCGATGAGCTAAACCCAAATGGCGCTGGCATGGTTTGCCTTGGCAAGACCAATATGGATGAGTTCGCAATGGGCTCCTCCAATGAAAATTCAGCCTATGGACCAGTCTTAAATCCTTGGAATTCAGAATATGTTGCTGGCGGCTCATCTGGAGGATCTGCAGCGGCAGTGGCAGCGGGATTAGCTCCCATTGCAACAGGTACAGATACTGGCGGCTCCATACGTCAGCCAGCAGCTTTTTGCGGGCTGACTGGTATCAAGCCTAGTTATGGGCGTGTATCTCGTTACGGGATGATTGCCTATGCCTCCTCTCTGGATCAGGCGGGTCCAATGGGAAAAACAGCTGAAGATTGCGCTTTATTGCTGTCGGCGATGTCCTCGCATGATCCCCGCGACTCAACCTCGCTGGCTGATTCTGGAGAAGACTATGGGCGCTATCTCAATCAGTCTTGGAAAAAAGGCGGCGCTAACTCAGCGAAGCCTTTAGAAGGATTGAGAGTGGGCTTGCCAAAAGAATTCTTTGCAGAAGGGCTTGCACCAGAAGTGGCCAATGCAGTCAACGCTGCAGCAAAAGCTTTACAAGAATTAGGCGCAGAGTTGCTTGAAGTGAGTTTGCCAAAAACGAAGCTATCAATCCCGGTGTATTACGTTTTAGCTCCAGCTGAAGCCTCAAGCAATTTGAGTCGTTTTGATGGTGTGCGTTACGGACATCGAGCAAATGAATATCGTGATTTATCTGACATGTATAAGAAATCACGTACGGAAGGATTTGGCGCAGAAGTAAAGCGTCGCATCTTAGTTGGCACTTATGTACTTTGTCATGGCTATTACGATGCTTATTATTTGCAGGCTCAAAAAATACGTCGCATTATTGCTGCGGACTTCCAAGCAGCATTTGAGCGATGCGATGTCATCCTAGGGCCAGTGGCTCCAGACGTTGCATGGCGCTTAGGCGAAAAATCAAAAGACCCTGTACAAATGTATTTAGAAGATATTTATACACTCTCCACCAACTTAGCAGGGCTGCCCGCAATGAGCGTTCCTTGTGGCTTCAACGCGAGTAATTTGCCGATTGGCATGCAGTTAATTGGCAACTATTTTTCTGAGGCGCGCCTGCTTCAAGTAGCACATCAATATCAACAAAACACTGATTGGCATTTGCGGCAAGCAAGCGAGGTGGCATGA
- the gatC gene encoding Asp-tRNA(Asn)/Glu-tRNA(Gln) amidotransferase subunit GatC has translation MKLNDVQRIAHLSNLDLSQAEAEAVLPQLQAVFALVEEMQAVDTTGLDPLAHPILFLRDLAQPLRNDAVTEVDHRAENMQSAPATQDGYFLVPRVIE, from the coding sequence ATGAAACTTAACGATGTCCAGCGCATTGCGCACCTTTCCAACCTTGACTTAAGTCAGGCAGAAGCCGAGGCGGTATTACCTCAATTACAGGCAGTTTTTGCTTTAGTCGAGGAGATGCAGGCTGTCGATACCACCGGTCTCGACCCCTTGGCGCACCCAATTCTATTTTTGCGCGATTTGGCGCAACCCTTGCGCAATGATGCGGTGACCGAGGTAGATCATCGCGCTGAAAACATGCAATCTGCCCCTGCTACTCAGGATGGCTACTTCTTAGTTCCACGGGTGATCGAATGA